The following DNA comes from Eleginops maclovinus isolate JMC-PN-2008 ecotype Puerto Natales chromosome 8, JC_Emac_rtc_rv5, whole genome shotgun sequence.
ctccatccatctccatccctgtTCTTCCAtcttcatccatctccatcaatctccatccatctccatccatcttcatccatctccatccctgtTCTTCCAtcttcatccatctccatcaatctccatccatcttcatccatcttcatccatctccatccctgtTCTTCCAtcttcatccatctccatccatctccatccatcttcatccatcttcatccatctccatccctgttcatccatctccatccctgtTCTTCCAtcttcatccatctccatcaatctccatccatcttcatccatcttcatccatctccatccctgttcttccatctccatccatcttcaTCCATCTTCATCCATCTTCATCCATCTTCATCCCTGTTCTTCCATCTCCATCCCTGTTCTTCCATCTTCATCCATCTTCATCCCTGTTCTTCCATCTCCATCCCTGTTCTTCCATATTCATCCACTTCTTGAACATCTTCCTATTTTTCCAGTCCCAAACTTCCCTCTTTAATCTGTgctgataataatattaattcaGACGTGTTTGTGACGCTTGAATGCCCTTTTTTAAGTGTCTCCAGAACTCTTCACTGGAATCACTCTGATTAGTGAGATCCTTTAATTATATTCAGTTAATAATCTCCTCTAAAGGCACTTCATTAAATATGAGACTGAGGACTGATCCTTGTTgtaaaaaaggcacaaaaaaacacagattcaatttaggaaatgaaaacacaggcGTGATTTGAATCCTCCTGCATCACTGGTGATATTTTGGGGTATGTTTGATATCATTTTTCCTGTGTTAATGCATACAACAAGAACATATGGGGATATCCtttcattataaataaacatgcaaaaGAAGGcttttaaagagtttaaatCATAAGAATAATTCAATATAATCAGGACTGATTGAAGAACTGTTCCTTATTGTTTTAGTAATTATTTATCAcatttctggtgtttttttaattcaaacatttgGGATTTAGAGCAACTAGTGAAGTGAAGATTTAAGACTGCCATAAATACAGATATAGCAGattaaaatacagtttgtgtttctcttcttATGCCCTTACACATACAGAGGggttcatcctccgattctaaacCGGACCCTTTAATTACAGAGGTGGTGTCACACTGATATCTGCTGGTGACTGCTTGCATGTCATGGGTCCAGGTTTCTTCAcactgtaaaaatgtgtaatatttggCATTAAATGATCAATCTTTTTGGACTTGGGAAAccttcattatttaaatgtcaaaaatactttggttgagtttcttttttttactaattgatttaattaactGATTATAAATCTTAAGTTGTGAGAATGAATCGTcactttttcaaaatatattttatgatatttacTTCACTAATAAAATGGTCAATTAATTGTTAACTTATTCATATATTAAAAATCGAACTtgtgagaaaaatatgaattatgatTGAACCGACAAACAAGTTTCAGTTCTGCGATCCAAATGTgagaccttcaaaataaagttcaGATGTTAGATTTTTTGGGAGAACTTTCCACTTCTTTCTCAAAAtgctaaatgaaatgaagattAAAGTAAAGATTTGAATTAATTTATCAGCCACAGATAAAGCACAAGTTTCTCATTagaggtattctgattctgattaattcttcaaatttgtacttttattttgaaaatctttcaTTCGCGATAATGAGTTAAAATGGCAAAAATCACGTAATTCCCCTCTGAACGTGCATCACCGCCGCCGCAACCTGGGAGGGATTTAAagcatgataataataaatcaaggCGTGTTTTTTCTACACTTTAAttttacacttttgttttgaatccCGTCAGCTAAGACAAAAGGCTGACTCCTCGTCGGCACGAACACCATGTAGAAACATCTCATCGTTAATAACCAGACAGaaagataaattaaaatgaaccGCTTTTACTttagagaggaggagggcgTGCACTTTAAAGGCCAGATATATAATACAGTGtttataaagtaatatatatatataaagtactgAGCCAGTACAGCTGATCCatgtcaggaaaaaaacaaacaaaaaaactactAATAAAAATCTTCTGGAATGGAAATGTCAGCGGTagcaaaaaaagaacattcagatttatttaacatttgatgATATTGAACAGCCTGCAGAGGAGGCAAGAGAGCAATACCAAtacttcagagtgtgtgtgtgtgtgtgtgtgtgtgtgtgtgtgtgtgtgtgtgcagggggaaTGAAGAAGCAGGTAAATAAGGAAACACACATGTTCCTGCATGTTTCTCTGGGGGTGTATAAGCGGCGGTGTCGGGGTCTCCTGCAGtatgtcggggggggggggggggcaggggcaTTTGAGGGCAGTTCTGGGGGTCTTTGGGGACCCTCTAGAAGGTCTTCCTGTGGATGGCCCGCGCTCTGTCTTCTTCGTATTCCCGCTTTGACACCCACATCTTCTTAAAGGTGTCCAACGACGCCAGGATGGAGCCGCTGCAGAGGTTACGCAACAAATGATGTTTCAAATTTAAAATcagtaaataatacaattcattTTCAGATCATAAATCAATGTTCCGGCTCTTTCCCCCACGACATACTCTTCAATTATATTTAGCATGGAGAGTTCACATCTTGTGTGTGTAATTTAATCAATCACTAAACTCTCAAATTAAAcatctttttattaaaatagtttaaGAAACACTGAATTCTTACCCGATCCATGTGGAGTACAGCCTCTCCTGAGGAGCGGAAATCTGGAAAAGGAAACCCACACAGCATTTCAAAAAAGCTTcaataataaagatatttatacagaacacagaaaacaacaaaagcaaaataCACAATAATGCTGAGAGACGAGGAATAAAGGAGCTTGAAGAAAGAGTGCCAGCACCTTGATCTTCACGTCTTTGGGTGCCAGCTTCTTCACTTCAGTTAGTAGTCGTTCCCCAAAACCTGGAAATAAACGCAGATAATATATTACTATATTATTTAGTGATATACTAAAATCCTTTATTACACCTCTACTGCTgaagactacaactcccatgatgcaACACTTTTCTGTTCTCAATCAGAGACCTCTAATTCCCTTGCTGAAACTCACACATTGTGTTGCAGTTATGACACACACTCCTATTACTGATTCATTCATGTTGTTATGACTgaagactacaactcccatgatgcTTTGCTGCACAACCACCACCCCAAACTGCAGCTTGTACAGTTATCATCATGTTCACCACCCACCTTTGATTAGGGTGGAGCCCCCGCAGAGCACGATGGTGGAGAACAGCGTGCGCCGCAGGTCCATGTCAGACTTCTGGATGGCGTACGCCAGAACCTCGTGGATCCCCGAGGACTCGTCCCCGATCAGGTCGGGTCTGAAGAGCAGCTCCGGGGCTCTGAAACGGGCCGGCCCGATCTGAGGAGGGAGTCACAGAGGAAgggtgtgaggaggaggaggaggagcagggattTCAGAGAGGAATAGTGACTCACGTTCAGGGTGCTTCCATCGGGCAGGACGTACTGAGCCTTCTCTGTTTCTAAGGTCTCGTCCTTCTGCGGGTTCAGGGACAGATAACACGCTCTCTGCGGGGAGGAGACACGTTCATTACACAGGAGATAGAATTCAAGTTCAGGGTTTAATCAAACTTCTGGTGAGGTTTTCTAGAGACGCTACAGATCAAATCGAAAGACAAAATGCTCAGTTTGAATAAAGTGATTAAATCCACACAGTTTTAAAACTCTGCTGGAATGTTGCTTTTGAAAGACCAAACACCCAAAAACAAGGATGAAGCCGAACACTGATTCAGATGCTGTGAACTCtcattctcttcctctctggACATTCTTTACgtctttatttgatttatttttcttttaatttttgtATTCATACATTGAATCTTTTCGTGGGAACACTTTTGTATTGTTGAATATCTGAGtcttggttttatttgtattatgatCTCTGTTGTCTTATTTCTGTTTGACTTTTAATTACTGCTTTATTTAAGTTACAGCACTGAGCTGTATCCGGATGAATACACAGATACATCTTGATTACATACGTTGTGTTTATGACATTAAACCTTTTGAATCTTTAATTGAAATCtaaatgaattgtatttattatcccTGTTGCCGTGCAGAAAatactgccccccccccttcgtACCTCCTTGACGGTGCGGACCACCTCGAACTCGGCCGATGTGTTGAAGTTGTAGCCCTCCTTGCGCAGCAGCAGGCGGAGGTACCGCGACACGTCTCGCCCGGCGATGTCCACCCTCATGATGGAGTGCGGGATGGCGAAGCCTTCGTAGATCGGAACCACGTGGGTTACCCCGTCCCCAGAGTCCAGGACCACGCCGGTGGTGCGGCCCGTGGCATAACTGCAGGGAGGAAACACCGTCAGGACTCAAGAGCTGGAGGAGTTTCTCTCACCTACAGCAGATGCCTGGCAGACATCTCTAGGTATTACCAGCTGACCGGGGGGGGGGTACTCACAGGCTGAGGACGGCCTGCATGGAGATGAAGAGCGCAGGGACATTGAAGGTCTCGAAGAACACCTCGGCAGCCTTTTCCCGGTTCTTACTGGGGTTCAGAGGAGCCTCCGTCAGCAGGACAGGATgctgcagaggaacagaggGGTTAATGTCTGTGTCCCtacaggaggggaggaggaggaggaggaggaggagctctcACCTCCTCAGAGAAGGTCTGCAGCTGCTCCTTGGAGTAAACGTACTGCCAGATCCTCTCCATGTCGTTCCAGTCCTTCACGATGCCGTGCTCCATCGGGTATCGGACCGACAGCAGGCCCCGGTGCTCCTGAGGGACGGAGAGGGAGACATCAGGAAGACAAACAGGCGGTGGTCTTCAGATATCAATGATGTTAGTGCATGACTAAACTGGAATCCAGTGCAGGcatgttggtttgttttagGGGCAGGATGGAGGATGCCGGACTCAGAGAGGTACTTGTATTCCTCTATCACAGAAACGTAGAGGCAATAGAAGCTCCAGTGTTCTGGTTCATGGTGGAGTCTGAACCCTGACGCTACAGCTGCTCTCCTCTGCTGTTTGGACTAGTTAGGGACGTTTCATTTTTTGGGAAAAGCTACAAATTAACCCGAGCTTTGAGACTTTGAGTTCATGTACGGAGACGCCATCTTTATGCGGTAAAGAAACTCTGAGGATTTCAGAAGGTTGAAGGGAAGTGGCTGACTCTCTCTAATTCTGAATAAAGTCCATATTGTGCGTTTAATGGAGACAAATCCTCCAGGCGATTTCTGAGAGTCTTCACTGTGtgattccacacacacacacacacacacacacacacacacacacacacacacggagatgTGGAGTCTGTTACCTCTGCTTTGGGTCCGATGAACATGTCTCCCTCCAGCGCTCCAGCCATTACACGCACATGCTTTGGACGCCCCACACTGCGGGcggacacacacgcacgcacacacacacacacacacacacacacacacacacacacacacacacacacacacacacacacacacacacacacacacacacacacacacacacacacacacacacaattaaatatgaattacaatataaagaacaaaagagacgttaaagtaaaaatgtttatctgaaaataagaacaataaatatattttctaagtAAAGATATTGCTCAGTTTTCTGCTCACTGGCTCATCATCTATAGCTTCTACATAAATAGCAGAAAGTGAATAATTATACACATCTCTGTCCTTTTTAGACACAAAATCTGCAGATTTAAGAGAAATAATGAGTGCAACGTTAAACACCGGTAAAATTCAGAATAAATtgtgagaaatgtgtttaaaatatatatatataaaaacatccttaaaatgcatttaaaagaaCCGGAGAAAAAGTAGAATAAATGTTTAGAAAACTGATAAGATATGAAACAAATCACCGGCATTTCTTAGACAAAGTGATTGCAATCCATACAAAAAGCCATCAGATTCATTGCTCATCGTTTCAGGAAGTGCTGAGGGACACTCACTAGTTGGGGAAGCAGTATTTGGGGATCTGGTCTCCTGCAAACCCAGCTTTGATGACCCCTGAACCCTGAggagcagaaagagaggaacaATTAGAACCAAACATCACAGGGTCTGACTGTTAATCTCTCACACTGAGGGAGGTCATAAGACACAGCCTGAAGCCCCtagcagtcacacacacacacacacacaaacacacacacacagtgccctACATTGCTTCAACAGCCACTTTGTCCTGCATCGTCATGACGAGATCATGGGCCTGATTATAAATGTCTTGTATATTAATACTGAACTCTTCTTTAGCACACACTGTATTTGACGTGGTCTCAAACATAGGGCTTCATACTAATCAGATAGGATGAAAGCAACACAGAATAGTTGCCAGGTTTGTTGAAAACCATAGAAGGTCTCAGCTTCATAAACATGGAGAATTCCTTCTTTATCAGATTAGATATCATATGAATTATTTGGGTTTTTGACTGAAACACctagacatttaaagacatcgtCATGGGACGGACATGTTTCAATACTTCCTGATGTCTTGTAGACCATAGGATCAATCAGTTCATCTAGCAATCAGCCTATCAATCTGTAATGAAATGATTGGTAGTTGCAGAACTAGATAAGAGTAGACCTTTAATAATTACAGTGTGGAGAGGGGTTCCTGCTCTAAACAggaaaaaagctgaaaacacGGCTGTTTTTCTGAGAAACTGGGAATGAAGTATGAAAAACCCCTGAAGAAATGAAgtgaaaaaatgtccaaaaaacttgtgaaaaatatctgaaaatgtcacaaaaagaTGGGAATGTTTTTGTGAAAACGGTAGGAAAAACAAACACGTGGAGATCTTACACGTTGCTGCAGATTAATTAGCAAGAGGTAAATATCAGTCAAATGAAGTGGAAAATGAAGTGGAATTTGTGAGTCTGAAACATCTgttaaatatttttggaaaatgagGTGGAaaccagtttaaaaaaataaactaaacaagaCGTGaacaatatttgttaaatgtttagAAAAAAGGTACACAATCAATACTGTTCCTACTTCATGGTGGACAGTAAATAAGTACTGCACTTAATTACTCATTGAAGgtactttctttctttgtataCTACTTAGCAAACTTTGCACtttttactgatgtttttaCTGGTTACTTCATACATTCAGACTTTGACACACAAAACTAagcaacacttttaaaataggATTATTTGGAATGAATTTAACCATCCAACATGCTATTTAAGCAACTAAAACCATGAGTGGATAGCAGAGCAATGATTTAATTagaagtttttatttgtttgttttgaaaaatattaaaatatctgGAGAACTGTAACACCCGTAGTAACTGTCTCTGATTGTACTTAAACATCACTCTCTAAGCATTGCTTTTACTTGAGCTAGAGTCTTTGTACAGTGTTACTACTTGTACTCCAGTAAAGGACCTGAACGCTGATCCCACCTCTGCTGGTGCCAGGATAATAAAGGCTTGACAGCAGAGCTAGCATCCTGCTGACTGTTCCACACACAAAGAGGCAGATTCAACCTGTAGAGCTGATGGACGACTCTCACATCGTTACTGACAGCTCAGCACAGCCACTTAGATATGTATCCCTATTAATATCTGTAATGTTATTGTAGCTCAAGCACCAAAGCTAACGTTATGATCTGGtggctaggctaagctaacctAACCGGTGTCTGCTGGAAGCTAACTGCTGTTTTAGCTGTTGTGATAAATAAAGGCTCGTTATTAATGCTATGATCTGAAGCTACGCGGACACCTGGAACACAGTGAATGCATGCTATTAAGGAAAGTAATGACGGtattataatgtgttttcatcagcTACAACACAATGAAGCTAACAGGCCGCACATTAGGGTGTGGATGAATGACATCATAAATACTCACATTATCGATCACAACGGGCTGGTTAGCTAAGATGTCATAGGACTCCATGACGGGTTTGGTTTGCGGGATATGTGTCTATAGTTCCGTGTGATTTTCCCTCCTGGTTTTAGTGTTTTAATCATGAAAAAGATACCGCGCTGTCATCAACCTCCGAGCCGCTCCTATACTGCTGCCGTTACACCCGCCTCCTCTGCCAACAACACAACGCTATTACACAGCGGTGACTGACGGGGAGAATGAGCCAATCATATTAACGGATACTATGAGTGACAGGGGTTTAAACCAATCACAGCGTTTTACCGGATGGCCATGCGTTGCAGACTGTTTGCCATCAATGAGCAGGAGGAGAATCTTCggaaaacacagattttctttGTGATAAAAAGGCCCAGTTTaccttaaataaatacatatacattttcataattccaattaaatatgtgttaaataaaacatttgtttcgTATATGAAATTTCCTCAAAAAATACCAGATCTGCATCCATAAATCCCCTTTGAAGAAAAAATCTCTGTCATGGAATTGGAgttgcattgtttatttttcaaacaaatattgTATCTCATACCAAACCATACTTTCATGCAAATACCTTTTTCTGTTTGAAATATGTTATGTCTTCTCTTTTTCCAACATAGAAGACATACAGAACAACCtaatgataaataatgaataaataaataattacagaaaTACCAGCATAGTCATAATGGGAAAAAGTatccataaataaaataataaaaataactaaaaaaacatatttagctTTGTTCTTGTAAATTACAAAAATCACAGGAATATCAGTATTATCTACATTAACCGGACCATTGCTTTACTCTCgttgtttattatttctatttaaacatttttatacttaatttattttgtatttaattagttatttgattgtattattttacttttattcttttgATTCCTGTGTATATTCCATGTGTAATATCTGTGTTtcttcttattctgttgctgctatgacaagtatataatatttttataaTACATCCATGGGATaaataaaagtctttttttatcttatcttaaatcaAATTGAAATCTGTCCCAAAAAAcgctaaaaatatatttttgggtcAAAATGACGTCACGGAGTAGTGTAGTACTACCATTTGGCCACTACGGTCACTTTAATGGGCTTCCGGCGCACTTCCTGGAGATCTGGAGAGCAAACCTCGTGTTGTATTGTGGGAAGAAGTTTTGCCCCTAACAATCATGGCGGACGCTTTTGGAGACGGTTTGTTCAGCGTGTTTGACGATGAACAACAAACTACCACAAGTAAAAAGATACCCGCTTCTCTGACTCCAGAAATCGGGTAAAGCCTTGTTTTCTGTTGCGTATTTAACGTTTGGAATCCCGATGTTAAATTGCGTACAGAAACCTGAACGCAGCAATAACAATGCTAACGTGGCTAATGTTGCTAATGCTGCTAACTGCTAATGAAAACTCACATTAAACACGTGTTATGGTCATTAACGTTTATTGACATTGTTTCTGCTTttcctttgttgtgttttgtgtaacGTTAAACACCATATGTGTGTAATTTAAGAAGTTAATCATCACAAGAGTCAAGCTAGCCTAACTCGTGTTGCGTTCAAGTGTTCTATTTTTCTATGATTTATTGCAACGGCTTGTCTTTATAaacatactttattatattttatttaatcat
Coding sequences within:
- the actr1b gene encoding actin related protein 1B, yielding MESYDILANQPVVIDNGSGVIKAGFAGDQIPKYCFPNYVGRPKHVRVMAGALEGDMFIGPKAEEHRGLLSVRYPMEHGIVKDWNDMERIWQYVYSKEQLQTFSEEHPVLLTEAPLNPSKNREKAAEVFFETFNVPALFISMQAVLSLYATGRTTGVVLDSGDGVTHVVPIYEGFAIPHSIMRVDIAGRDVSRYLRLLLRKEGYNFNTSAEFEVVRTVKERACYLSLNPQKDETLETEKAQYVLPDGSTLNIGPARFRAPELLFRPDLIGDESSGIHEVLAYAIQKSDMDLRRTLFSTIVLCGGSTLIKGFGERLLTEVKKLAPKDVKIKISAPQERLYSTWIGGSILASLDTFKKMWVSKREYEEDRARAIHRKTF